One Colias croceus chromosome 7, ilColCroc2.1 genomic window carries:
- the LOC123693403 gene encoding skin secretory protein xP2-like, whose protein sequence is MKLMLVAASLVAVLAFAHAEEAKTAEKEVAVTDNKAAADEKKHEKRGLIGLGYGHGGFDGGFSSGYGGGYGGGYGGSYGGGYGGSFGGGLGGYGGHEETHKTITVVKNVPVPYPVEKHIPYPVEKHVPVPVKVPVPQPYPVVKHVPYTVKELVKVPVHVPQPYPVEKKVPYPVHVPVDRPVPVKVYVPHPYPVEKEVPYPVKVPVPAPYPVEKKVPYPVKVPVHVPAPYPVYKEVAVPVKVPVDRPYPVHIPKPVPYPVEKPVPYPVEKPVPYPVKVPVDRPVPVHVEKPVPYPVKVHVPAPYPVEKHIPVPVEKHVPVPVHVPVDRPYPVHIEKHVPYHVEKPVPYPVKVPVLVGHGHEYGHHGSY, encoded by the exons ATGAAGCTCATG CTCGTGGCCGCCAGTCTGGTGGCTGTTCTGGCTTTCGCTCATGCCGAAGAAGCCAAGACAGCAGAAAAAGAAGTGGCAGTAACCGACAATAAGGCGGCAGCCGACGAAAAGAAACACGAAAAACGTGGTCTCATTGGTCTCGGATATGGACATGGAGGATTCGACGGTGGCTTCAGCAGTGGTTACGGCGGTGGTTACGGCGGCGGTTACGGCGGTAGCTACGGCGGTGGTTACGGAGGTAGCTTCGGCGGTGGCTTAGGCGGTTACGGTGGACACGAAGAAACCCACAAGACCATCACAGTTGTAAAGAACGTCCCAGTTCCTTACCCAGTGGAGAAACATATCCCATACCCCGTTGAGAAACACGTCCCCGTCCCCGTAAAGGTTCCCGTACCTCAACCCTACCCAGTGGTCAAACACGTCCCTTACACCGTTAAGGAGCTCGTCAAAGTACCAGTACATGTACCACAGCCTTACCCCGTTGAAAAGAAAGTCCCATACCCCGTACACGTGCCTGTCGACAGACCTGTTCCAGTTAAGGTGTACGTGCCCCATCCTTACCCAGTAGAAAAGGAAGTACCTTATCCCGTTAAAGTTCCAGTGCCAGCACCTTACCCAGTTGAAAAGAAGGTTCCATACCCAGTGAAGGTGCCAGTCCATGTACCAGCTCCTTACCCAGTCTACAAGGAAGTCGCTGTTCCCGTCAAGGTTCCCGTCGACAGGCCTTACCCCGTCCACATTCCCAAGCCTGTGCCTTACCCAGTTGAAAAGCCAGTGCCCTACCCCGTAGAAAAGCCCGTGCCTTACCCCGTCAAGGTACCCGTCGACCGCCCAGTGCCCGTCCACGTTGAAAAACCAGTGCCTTACCCCGTCAAAGTGCATGTGCCAGCGCCTTACCCCGTCGAAAAGCACATTCCCGTGCCGGTAGAGAAGCACGTGCCAGTGCCCGTCCATGTGCCCGTCGACAGGCCCTACCCAGTCCACATCGAGAAGCATGTTCCATACCACGTTGAGAAACCCGTACCTTACCCCGTTAAGGTGCCAGTTCTCGTCGGCCATGGTCACGAGTATGGTCATCATGGAAGCTATTAA